The Candidatus Krumholzibacteriia bacterium genomic sequence TACAATTACGTCCGTGTCCGACCAGCCGCCCTGGATTTTCTCCAGATATTCGTCGGTTCCGACCATGTCGGCACCGGCCTCTTCTGCGGCAGTGGCATCTTCACCCTTCACCAGGGCGAGAACACGGATCGTGCGACCCGTTCCATTAGGAAGGACCACGGTCCCGCGGAGCATTTGATCCGCGTGACGGGGATCCACGCCGAGATTCGCAGAGAGTTCAACCGTTTCGTCGAACTTCGTCTTCGCCATCTTCCGAACCAGATCCACCGCTTCCAAAACCGTGTAAGAGGTGTCTCTATCCCGGAGAGCGGCACTCTCTCGGTAATTCTTCCCACGCTTCATCGTATATTCCTGACGATCAGCTTGGATTGTGACTAGTTCACAGAGGGAAACAACCGGCGGCTGAGAAGCTGTATTTCCCGCCCTCCAGCCGGGAAACCAAACCATCCGATTCTTTTTGAAGGTTAAGCCTCTACTTCAATCCCCATGCTGCGTGCCGTTCCCGCAATCATCAGCATCGCGTTCTCGACATTGGCGGCATTGAGATCCGGCGCCTTCAATTCTGCAATATCACGAACCTGCTTCGGACTCACCACTCCGACCTTGTTCCGGTTGGGTTCTCCGGAACCTTTCTCCAGACCGGCGGCCTTGAGGAGAAGAACCGCCGCGGGCGGAGTCTTCGTGATGAAGGAGAAGCTGCGATCCGTGTAGACAGAGATCACCACGGGGGTGATCATGCCCTGCTGGTTCTGCGTCTGGGCGTTAAAGGCCTTACAGAACTCCATGATGTTTACCTGGTGCTGACCAAGAGCCGGGCCCACGGGAGGTGCAGGGGTCGCCTGTCCACCGGGGATCTGCACCTTGATCTGCGCTACCACTTTTTTCTTTGATGGCTTGGCCATTCCTACTCCCGATCCTTCTTCCGAAGAGCTAGAGTTGCTCCACCTGGAGGAAATCCAGTTGAACGGGCGTTTCCCGCCCGAAGATGCTAACCATGACCTTGAGGGTTCCCCGTTCCCGGTTCACCTCGTCGACCACCCCGTTAAACTCGCTGAAGGGGCCGTCAATGACCTTCACATGATCCCCTACGGAATAGGGAATCTCCGTCGTCGTATGCTCCTGCGGCCTCTCGATTCTACCGAGAACCCGATTCACCTCGGGCGGGCGTAGGGGCGTGGGACGGCGGGAGGAATCCCGGGGATCCTGTCCGACAAAACCTGTGACACCGCTGATGTCGGTCACGAGATGGAAGGCCTGATCGCCCATTTCCATTTCTACAAGAATGTAGCCGGGGAAGTACTTCTTCGTGGAAGTGGTCTTCTTCCCCATCTTCATCTCGGTGACTTCCTCGGTCGGAACCAGGATGCGACCAATACGGTCTTCCATGTCCTCGAGGAGAACCCGGCGCAGGAGGTTTGTCCTCACCTTGTTCTCGTGCCCCGAATAGGTATGAACCACATACCATTTCATCTTCGGGTTCACAGGATCAAGGGAGAGGG encodes the following:
- the rplK gene encoding 50S ribosomal protein L11 produces the protein MAKPSKKKVVAQIKVQIPGGQATPAPPVGPALGQHQVNIMEFCKAFNAQTQNQQGMITPVVISVYTDRSFSFITKTPPAAVLLLKAAGLEKGSGEPNRNKVGVVSPKQVRDIAELKAPDLNAANVENAMLMIAGTARSMGIEVEA
- the nusG gene encoding transcription termination/antitermination protein NusG; protein product: MESRNRREDMLEDKLENSLGEEPLAETEAPSSVEESGEELVVEEPFSAPADAAAAPEPEAPLAEDTVEAVSSEELPEEERVPESGGDSTDPLSLDPVNPKMKWYVVHTYSGHENKVRTNLLRRVLLEDMEDRIGRILVPTEEVTEMKMGKKTTSTKKYFPGYILVEMEMGDQAFHLVTDISGVTGFVGQDPRDSSRRPTPLRPPEVNRVLGRIERPQEHTTTEIPYSVGDHVKVIDGPFSEFNGVVDEVNRERGTLKVMVSIFGRETPVQLDFLQVEQL